Proteins encoded by one window of Acidobacteriota bacterium:
- a CDS encoding ABC transporter permease — translation MNKVAKFGLVVIIVFVLMAALSPLIASWEKVQQQDLIARLESPDATHWMGRDQLGRDVMTRIIYGARVSMLVGLSVVTISSIIGVLIGSFAGYKGGWTDRLISSFLFNVFLSFPGILLAIAMVAFLGPSVRNLIFALSIIGWVGYARLIRAQVLKVREYDFVTAARALGASDFRILLKHILPNSIQPLIVQASLGMAGAILSEAGMSFLGLGVPEPIPSWGKMIDDSREFWFTAPHLFIFPGLMIALAVLAFNFLGDGLRERLDPRQRPR, via the coding sequence ATGAATAAAGTCGCAAAATTCGGATTGGTAGTAATTATTGTTTTTGTTTTGATGGCGGCGCTTTCGCCGCTCATTGCTTCATGGGAAAAAGTTCAACAGCAGGATTTGATTGCAAGGCTCGAATCACCTGACGCCACACACTGGATGGGGCGCGACCAGTTGGGGCGCGATGTGATGACGCGAATCATTTATGGGGCGCGCGTTTCCATGCTGGTCGGATTATCCGTGGTGACGATTTCATCGATTATCGGCGTCCTCATCGGTTCATTCGCCGGTTATAAAGGCGGTTGGACTGATCGGCTGATTTCCAGTTTTTTATTCAATGTCTTTTTATCGTTTCCGGGCATTTTGCTAGCCATCGCGATGGTCGCGTTTTTAGGGCCAAGCGTGCGCAATTTGATTTTTGCGCTGTCGATTATCGGTTGGGTCGGATATGCGCGGCTGATTCGCGCGCAGGTTTTGAAAGTCCGTGAATACGATTTCGTTACCGCTGCGCGGGCGCTCGGCGCAAGCGATTTCAGAATTTTACTCAAACACATTTTGCCCAATTCGATTCAACCGCTGATTGTGCAGGCGTCGCTTGGCATGGCGGGTGCGATACTGTCTGAAGCGGGGATGAGTTTTTTAGGATTGGGAGTTCCCGAACCGATTCCTTCGTGGGGCAAAATGATTGATGATTCGCGCGAGTTCTGGTTCACCGCGCCACACCTGTTTATCTTTCCGGGACTGATGATTGCGCTCGCCGTTCTGGCATTTAATTTTTTAGGCGATGGACTGCGCGAACGCCTGGACCCGCGCCAACGACCGCGCTAA
- a CDS encoding nitroreductase family deazaflavin-dependent oxidoreductase: MSEPKDYARLQYIYVTTTGRKSGLPREIEIWFVERAGKFYILAEHFFKANWVQNIQQNPCIHLRFAKDEFPATARVLDETRDAETWQAVQRLSREKYGWGEGLPVEISLDEGW, encoded by the coding sequence ATGTCCGAGCCAAAAGATTATGCCAGGCTGCAATATATTTATGTGACGACCACTGGTCGTAAAAGCGGCTTGCCACGTGAAATCGAAATCTGGTTTGTCGAACGGGCAGGGAAGTTCTACATTCTCGCCGAACATTTTTTCAAAGCCAACTGGGTGCAAAACATTCAACAAAATCCCTGCATTCACCTTCGATTCGCCAAAGATGAATTTCCAGCGACTGCGCGAGTGCTTGATGAAACCCGTGATGCTGAAACCTGGCAAGCGGTGCAACGACTTTCACGAGAGAAGTATGGCTGGGGCGAAGGTTTGCCGGTGGAAATCAGCCTTGATGAGGGATGGTAA
- a CDS encoding PPOX class F420-dependent oxidoreductase codes for MTSAIPEKYLDLFDKKAFASLATILPNGAPQVTPVWVDFDGTHVIVNSARGRQKDRNMKQNAAVALSILDPENPYRYLEVRGHVSEITEEGADAHIDKMAKKYMGLDTYPYRSANEVRVMYKITPEHFTHMG; via the coding sequence ATGACATCGGCGATACCGGAAAAATATCTTGACCTGTTTGATAAGAAAGCTTTTGCGAGTTTAGCGACGATTTTGCCCAATGGCGCGCCGCAAGTGACTCCCGTATGGGTTGATTTCGACGGCACCCACGTCATTGTGAATTCGGCTCGCGGTCGGCAAAAAGATCGCAATATGAAACAAAACGCTGCCGTCGCGCTTTCGATTCTCGACCCGGAAAACCCCTACCGCTACCTGGAAGTTCGCGGTCACGTCAGCGAAATCACCGAAGAGGGAGCCGACGCGCACATTGATAAAATGGCGAAAAAATATATGGGATTGGATACCTACCCGTATCGAAGCGCCAATGAAGTGCGGGTGATGTACAAAATCACGCCTGAACATTTCACCCATATGGGCTAA
- a CDS encoding SRPBCC family protein, whose amino-acid sequence MSKQKFIKQSEIDAPIDQVFAFHETPEALEILTPPWEKVEVLERTKGIQIGSKVLLKTKTGFLWQRWEAEHIEYIPNQLFIDVQRRGPFACWLHQHRFVPTDRGTTLMIDEVDYELPMGWLGEWVAGAFVRKKLQRLFDYRHEMLAEQFKKTAT is encoded by the coding sequence ATGTCGAAACAGAAATTTATCAAGCAATCGGAAATCGACGCTCCGATTGACCAGGTATTTGCCTTTCATGAAACCCCTGAGGCTCTTGAAATTCTCACACCACCATGGGAAAAGGTCGAAGTGCTTGAGCGCACCAAGGGCATTCAAATAGGTTCCAAAGTGTTGCTCAAAACCAAAACCGGCTTTTTGTGGCAGAGGTGGGAAGCTGAGCACATCGAGTATATTCCCAACCAACTTTTTATCGATGTCCAAAGGCGTGGGCCATTTGCCTGCTGGCTCCATCAGCATCGTTTTGTGCCTACCGATAGAGGAACGACGTTGATGATTGATGAAGTCGATTACGAATTGCCGATGGGTTGGTTGGGCGAGTGGGTGGCAGGCGCTTTCGTGCGAAAAAAATTGCAGCGGTTATTTGATTATCGCCATGAAATGCTTGCCGAACAATTCAAGAAAACCGCGACATAA
- a CDS encoding sigma-70 family RNA polymerase sigma factor codes for MSVEDFRNALREEIAETFARIQNQFSVTEDDFATALYASAKKYLPQHFADANAELSGTAKIELKEYFASLNLDDLTLALACAKGDDQAWEDFFRDYRSYLVNISRTMTQDAGAAEQLADSTFAELYGLRESEGQRVSKFTFYSGRGSLRGWLRAVVFQLSADSHRQTSRFVQPEEPDDMEKLAHSAESPQNAPTTEIAFIRERYKTAAADALRRAIDGLDARERLLLVYYYYDELTLKEIAQMFEVHEATVSRWITKVQKHTRKLVEKSLTRDHNFNRQEVSEAIALAAEEMDISVREYLYEPSDREVDKTGSEAVVQN; via the coding sequence ATGAGTGTTGAAGATTTCCGAAATGCGTTGCGAGAAGAGATCGCCGAAACCTTCGCGCGCATACAGAATCAATTCAGCGTCACCGAAGACGATTTCGCGACCGCTCTCTATGCGTCTGCAAAAAAATATCTGCCGCAACATTTCGCCGATGCGAATGCGGAGTTAAGTGGTACGGCAAAAATTGAATTGAAGGAATATTTCGCCTCACTCAATCTCGATGATTTAACCTTAGCGCTGGCTTGCGCCAAGGGCGACGATCAAGCCTGGGAAGATTTTTTCCGCGATTATCGCAGTTACCTGGTAAACATTTCGCGAACCATGACCCAGGATGCGGGAGCCGCCGAACAACTGGCTGATTCAACCTTTGCAGAACTGTATGGGTTGCGCGAATCCGAAGGTCAGCGGGTGAGCAAATTCACCTTTTATTCAGGGCGCGGTTCGTTGCGTGGGTGGTTAAGAGCCGTGGTTTTTCAACTGTCAGCCGACTCGCACAGGCAAACCAGTCGCTTTGTGCAACCCGAAGAACCTGATGATATGGAAAAGCTGGCGCATTCGGCGGAATCGCCGCAAAACGCGCCGACCACGGAAATCGCTTTTATTCGTGAACGCTATAAAACCGCAGCCGCGGATGCTTTGCGGCGGGCAATTGATGGGCTTGACGCGCGTGAACGGTTGCTTCTGGTTTATTACTATTACGACGAATTGACGCTCAAAGAGATTGCTCAGATGTTCGAGGTTCACGAAGCGACGGTGAGTCGTTGGATTACTAAGGTACAAAAACATACCCGCAAGTTAGTGGAAAAAAGTTTGACACGTGACCACAACTTCAACCGCCAGGAGGTCAGCGAAGCCATCGCTTTGGCGGCTGAAGAAATGGACATCAGTGTGCGTGAATATTTGTATGAACCTTCCGATAGAGAAGTGGATAAAACCGGTAGTGAAGCCGTTGTGCAAAATTAA